The following proteins are encoded in a genomic region of Natrinema sp. DC36:
- a CDS encoding alkaline phosphatase family protein, whose translation MSGSTTPSERAFVLGLDGVPWRLIEQWSDEGELPNFARMREEGASGTLESTRPPTTPLAWPSIATGVWPDKHGIYGFQNLSSEYSHEMYTSRDLQQPALWEQLGPAHVGNVPMTYPVSEIDGTMVTGMMTPSTDREFTHPPDLRDEIESRIPNYEISLDYPKYADRLDDFEVAVDDVLAKRRELMRIQMDRASDDWQLFFFVYTAPDRFQHLIWDMDRLLAHYKKLDNVLGEVMDYTDDHDADLYVVSDHGFGPIEDLVYVNRILEQEGFLFRREDDGTRGALASLGISRDAITGALNRVGITEKALVQSLPRQLVDSVAEQIPGDHALYDVDFDRTVAFVHDTGNLYINDTDRFDSGVVDPGEISEIKADIRAALESATDADGEALLEVSDGDELFPTDEESPDLVVSGRGTYESRSTVADDVIGDTGVYDASHRSEGIVLCRGPSIDAGATLRGARVVDIAPTLLHGIGEPVPENADGRVLFDAFAEEARPSSRKVDRTTVSRTDSDDAVDEDFDEVEDRLKGLGYME comes from the coding sequence ATGAGCGGATCTACAACACCCTCCGAGCGAGCGTTCGTGCTCGGACTCGACGGCGTACCGTGGAGACTCATCGAGCAGTGGAGCGACGAGGGCGAACTCCCGAACTTCGCCCGGATGCGCGAGGAGGGCGCGTCCGGAACGCTCGAGAGCACTCGTCCGCCGACGACGCCGCTCGCGTGGCCGTCGATCGCCACGGGAGTCTGGCCGGACAAGCACGGAATCTACGGCTTTCAGAACCTCTCTTCGGAATACAGCCACGAGATGTACACGAGTCGAGATCTCCAACAGCCGGCCCTCTGGGAGCAACTCGGGCCGGCCCACGTCGGGAACGTCCCGATGACGTATCCGGTCAGCGAGATCGACGGCACCATGGTCACGGGCATGATGACGCCTTCGACGGACCGGGAGTTCACCCATCCGCCGGATCTCCGGGACGAGATCGAGTCCCGGATCCCGAACTACGAGATCAGCCTCGATTACCCCAAGTACGCCGACCGACTGGACGACTTCGAAGTCGCCGTCGACGACGTGCTCGCGAAGCGCCGCGAACTGATGCGGATTCAGATGGACCGCGCCAGCGACGACTGGCAACTGTTCTTCTTCGTCTACACCGCACCCGACCGATTCCAGCACCTCATCTGGGACATGGATCGGCTCCTCGCCCACTACAAGAAACTCGACAACGTACTCGGCGAGGTTATGGACTACACGGACGATCACGACGCGGATCTTTACGTCGTCTCCGATCACGGCTTCGGTCCGATCGAGGACCTCGTCTACGTCAACCGCATCCTCGAGCAGGAGGGGTTCCTGTTCCGACGCGAAGACGACGGGACCCGCGGCGCGCTGGCGAGCCTCGGCATCTCCCGGGACGCCATCACCGGTGCGCTCAATCGGGTCGGGATCACCGAAAAGGCCCTCGTCCAGTCACTCCCCCGACAGCTGGTCGACTCCGTCGCCGAGCAGATCCCCGGCGATCACGCCCTCTACGACGTCGATTTCGATCGAACGGTCGCGTTCGTCCACGACACCGGAAATCTGTACATCAACGACACCGACCGCTTCGACAGCGGCGTCGTCGATCCCGGCGAGATATCGGAGATCAAGGCCGATATCAGGGCCGCCCTGGAGTCCGCGACCGACGCCGACGGGGAGGCGCTGCTCGAGGTGTCCGATGGGGACGAACTGTTCCCGACGGACGAGGAGTCACCGGACCTCGTCGTGAGCGGTCGGGGTACCTACGAGTCACGAAGCACGGTTGCCGACGACGTGATCGGCGACACCGGTGTTTACGACGCGAGCCATCGCAGCGAGGGAATCGTCCTGTGTCGCGGGCCGTCGATCGACGCCGGGGCGACGCTCCGGGGGGCTCGCGTGGTCGACATCGCGCCGACGCTGCTCCACGGAATCGGCGAACCGGTCCCGGAAAACGCCGACGGACGGGTGTTGTTCGACGCGTTCGCCGAGGAAGCGCGCCCGTCCTCGAGGAAGGTCGACCGCACGACGGTCAGCCGGACCGACAGCGACGACGCGGTCGACGAGGACTTCGACGAGGTCGAGGACCGATTGAAGGGGCTCGGCTACATGGAGTGA
- a CDS encoding PAS domain-containing sensor histidine kinase: MTVEIGDLASILLENAQDKLAVVDEVGTYLYVNEASRSILGYEPDQLVGESSQEYIHPDDRQPVADKFQQIGGAGKSSASVRYRHATRSGEWVWLESRFTDLPDDTLEGYVVSSRDISRQVAAEHDRRTAESRLQTIAGTVGDVLWMFNSDWTELLFVNPAYEAVFGQPVEDLEANPREFLEVVHPDDVSRVTETMRRVSDGESVDIEYRVNPTADYSRWVWVRSEPIIEDGEVDRIVGFSRDITDRRRRERQLVIMDNLLRHNLRNDLSVMLGNAECIARDGDDPSREHAAIIRRQGQELLDTAAKQREIIELLTEGSAPASVDLVPVVTESIETIRDRHPNATIETTSPDTAIARAVTEIELAVAELLENAVRHEPHGEPELSVTVRSHPETISVAIRDNCPPIPEVEFRILTGDWKMDDVYHTSGLGLWLVYWVVDLSDGNITFDRSETGNTITLTLPRDRT; this comes from the coding sequence ATGACCGTCGAAATCGGCGATCTGGCCTCGATTTTGCTCGAGAACGCCCAGGACAAACTCGCCGTCGTCGACGAGGTGGGGACGTACCTTTACGTCAACGAGGCGAGCCGCTCCATCCTCGGGTACGAGCCGGATCAGCTCGTCGGCGAGAGCTCCCAGGAATACATTCATCCGGACGATCGACAACCCGTCGCGGACAAGTTCCAGCAGATCGGTGGGGCGGGGAAGTCATCCGCGTCGGTCCGATATCGTCACGCGACCCGAAGCGGCGAATGGGTGTGGCTCGAGAGCCGGTTTACGGATCTACCCGACGACACGCTCGAGGGGTACGTCGTCAGCTCGCGGGATATCTCCCGACAGGTCGCAGCGGAGCACGATCGCCGCACTGCCGAGAGTCGACTGCAGACGATCGCCGGGACGGTCGGGGACGTCCTCTGGATGTTCAACAGTGATTGGACCGAGCTCCTGTTCGTCAACCCGGCCTACGAAGCGGTCTTCGGCCAACCGGTCGAGGATCTCGAGGCAAACCCCCGTGAGTTTCTTGAGGTCGTCCACCCTGACGACGTTTCCCGGGTCACGGAGACGATGAGGCGCGTGTCAGACGGCGAATCGGTCGACATCGAGTATCGCGTCAATCCGACCGCAGACTACAGTCGCTGGGTCTGGGTGCGTTCCGAACCGATTATCGAAGACGGAGAGGTCGACCGCATCGTCGGATTCTCCCGGGATATCACCGATCGTCGTCGCCGGGAACGCCAGCTAGTGATCATGGACAATCTCCTTCGACACAACTTACGAAACGATCTGTCCGTGATGCTCGGCAACGCCGAGTGCATCGCGAGGGACGGGGACGACCCGTCCCGCGAACACGCCGCGATCATCCGTCGACAGGGGCAGGAACTCCTCGATACCGCCGCCAAGCAACGCGAGATCATCGAGTTGCTGACGGAGGGATCGGCGCCCGCCTCGGTCGACCTCGTCCCGGTCGTAACCGAGTCAATCGAAACGATACGCGACCGGCATCCGAACGCGACGATCGAGACGACATCTCCGGACACCGCGATCGCCCGCGCAGTGACCGAAATCGAGTTAGCCGTGGCGGAACTCCTCGAGAACGCGGTTCGACACGAACCCCACGGCGAGCCGGAACTGTCGGTAACCGTCCGTTCGCACCCGGAAACGATCTCCGTCGCGATTCGGGATAACTGCCCGCCGATCCCGGAAGTCGAGTTTCGCATTCTCACCGGCGACTGGAAGATGGACGACGTCTATCACACGTCCGGACTGGGGCTGTGGCTCGTCTACTGGGTCGTCGACCTCTCGGACGGCAATATCACGTTCGACCGGTCCGAGACGGGAAACACCATCACGCTGACGCTACCCCGCGATCGGACGTGA
- a CDS encoding glycosyltransferase family 4 protein — protein MHIGFYHDAAGTRHAGGIAVYTQRMAVELSETNDVTLYTRRGDFSPVLLESDVRIVETPSFDDHPSRVIDSINPLGTQNRKKFLMTLWAARNDVIDQMNERLDVLCTSQFLDDLLLSNLVDVPTVYTFHKASTVTPAAWLRDRFSQTDLLLANSPDTARRLTETFGYDFEGVVPPGIDPEEFRPGVEPAFESDDPAILFVGRLIESKGIDDLLEAVAALDGRQELHFVGRGERTRIRDRAAALGIDDDVICHGEVTHPDLPAYHAGADVFCLPSHQESFGMANLEAMACGLPVVTTDLEGITTYLSNGENGLLARTGDPQDLADKLTMLVESPSLRSRLGAQARKDADAFRWTAQAERFERICRTALESTEGIDRPSSEPIRADTV, from the coding sequence ATGCACATCGGGTTCTATCACGACGCTGCGGGAACGCGACACGCCGGGGGGATCGCCGTCTACACGCAGCGGATGGCGGTCGAACTCAGCGAGACGAACGACGTGACGCTGTATACCAGACGCGGTGATTTCTCCCCCGTGTTGCTCGAGTCGGACGTGCGGATCGTCGAGACCCCGTCGTTCGACGACCATCCCTCCCGGGTGATCGATTCGATCAATCCCCTCGGTACCCAGAACCGCAAGAAGTTCCTGATGACGCTGTGGGCGGCCCGTAACGACGTCATCGATCAGATGAACGAACGGCTCGACGTGCTCTGTACATCCCAGTTTCTGGACGACCTGCTCCTCTCGAACCTCGTCGACGTGCCGACCGTCTACACGTTTCACAAGGCCTCGACCGTCACCCCGGCGGCCTGGCTTCGCGACCGGTTTTCCCAAACGGATCTGCTGCTGGCCAACTCGCCGGATACCGCCCGGCGGCTCACCGAGACGTTCGGCTACGACTTCGAGGGCGTCGTCCCGCCCGGCATCGATCCCGAGGAGTTTCGGCCCGGTGTCGAGCCCGCCTTCGAGAGCGACGACCCAGCAATCTTGTTCGTCGGCCGACTCATCGAATCGAAGGGGATCGACGACCTGCTCGAGGCGGTCGCGGCCCTCGACGGACGGCAGGAACTCCACTTCGTCGGACGGGGCGAGCGCACCCGGATTCGGGATCGGGCCGCGGCGCTCGGGATCGACGACGACGTGATCTGCCACGGTGAGGTCACCCATCCCGACCTCCCGGCGTACCACGCCGGAGCCGACGTGTTCTGTCTCCCGAGCCACCAGGAGAGTTTCGGAATGGCGAACCTGGAAGCCATGGCCTGTGGCCTCCCGGTCGTCACCACCGATCTCGAGGGAATCACGACCTACCTGTCCAACGGGGAGAACGGCCTGCTGGCCCGCACCGGCGATCCCCAGGATCTCGCGGACAAGTTGACGATGCTCGTGGAATCCCCGTCGCTCCGGTCGCGCCTCGGTGCGCAGGCTCGCAAAGACGCGGACGCGTTTCGCTGGACCGCCCAAGCCGAGCGCTTCGAGCGAATCTGTCGCACCGCGCTCGAGTCGACCGAGGGGATCGATCGCCCGTCGAGCGAGCCGATCCGGGCGGACACGGTCTGA
- a CDS encoding right-handed parallel beta-helix repeat-containing protein: protein MARDEPVRDTDGPAEPTVSDDEQNEHSILDRRSYLKLASATAVAAGVGTTAASAADGDYEVIEARGQSIRIDSGETWENKLIDFGDRNNITIAAKGSNWTIRNIGFTGTIPYNETIFGVCDSGSGTSVIENVYFGESTGEQPSSERSICIWVDPDHSGHLDVTNVNFNVPGNNGIYGSAPAYNGDGGTIALEGCYGNDCHHTAFRIGDCGMSIEDCVSYKSGTRAANRNIWVWEGNYGGGATVRNSHFITNGTGGSVVTNGSPNLTLDNVHTDDGRGDGSNPQHFVPDGCPESGEEAASGGSGGGSSSPPSNDVSDADEDLPENTLTVTGTGDATEYYIETTDELVADPNAGSLEVHDEIDGTSASGWVTTSAHVDGFRFVGDLHEVAFRQGSARVEVNGEVIDPDQYNGDEPSLENTLLVDGIGTASGTSYEFAVSGAVEKATVEGATIDDEDAIDGGHVTGGVAGWRDGFRFGGDLEELTVDGDARVLVNGEQIDPADYGQEQPHVLTLVGNGSSANYEITVDGTIETVAGDDSEDHATVSSGTTVEGSIERGAQRFRFSGTLTDVTFIDGSAHVYLDDRRIDPDQYGEQELLPNAIVIDGAGTDGETSYSFAIDGEVVTASYRDASVDPGDEIDGRSVTGSVDDELDAYWFDGDIADFRLRGNASVDVQYNARSD from the coding sequence ATGGCACGCGACGAACCGGTACGGGACACAGACGGTCCCGCCGAACCGACAGTTAGTGACGACGAACAGAACGAACACAGTATACTCGACCGACGATCGTACCTGAAGTTAGCCAGCGCGACGGCCGTCGCAGCGGGCGTCGGGACGACTGCGGCGAGCGCGGCCGACGGTGACTACGAGGTCATCGAGGCGCGCGGCCAGTCGATCAGGATCGACTCGGGCGAGACCTGGGAGAACAAACTCATCGACTTCGGCGATCGAAACAACATCACGATCGCCGCCAAGGGATCGAACTGGACGATCCGGAACATCGGCTTTACGGGCACTATTCCCTACAACGAGACCATTTTCGGAGTCTGCGATTCCGGCTCCGGAACGTCGGTGATTGAGAACGTCTACTTCGGCGAGTCGACCGGCGAACAGCCGAGTAGCGAGCGCTCGATCTGCATCTGGGTCGACCCCGACCACTCGGGACACCTGGACGTGACGAACGTCAATTTCAACGTTCCCGGAAATAACGGTATCTACGGCTCCGCGCCCGCCTACAACGGCGACGGCGGGACGATCGCACTCGAGGGCTGTTACGGCAACGACTGCCATCACACCGCCTTCCGAATCGGTGACTGTGGCATGTCCATCGAGGACTGCGTGAGCTACAAGAGCGGGACGCGCGCGGCGAACCGCAACATCTGGGTCTGGGAAGGCAACTACGGCGGCGGCGCGACCGTCCGCAACTCCCACTTCATCACGAACGGCACGGGCGGCTCGGTCGTGACGAACGGGAGTCCGAACCTGACGCTCGATAACGTCCACACCGACGACGGCCGCGGCGACGGCTCGAACCCGCAACACTTCGTTCCCGACGGCTGTCCGGAAAGCGGCGAGGAAGCAGCGAGCGGCGGCAGCGGCGGTGGTTCGTCGAGTCCGCCCTCGAACGACGTGAGTGATGCGGACGAGGATCTCCCCGAGAACACTCTGACGGTCACCGGGACCGGTGACGCGACGGAGTACTACATCGAGACCACCGACGAACTCGTCGCCGATCCGAACGCCGGCTCGCTCGAGGTTCACGACGAGATCGACGGCACGAGCGCGTCAGGCTGGGTGACGACGTCGGCCCACGTCGACGGGTTCCGCTTCGTCGGCGACCTCCACGAGGTCGCGTTCCGACAGGGCTCGGCCCGCGTCGAGGTCAACGGCGAGGTGATCGACCCCGATCAGTACAACGGCGACGAACCCAGCCTCGAGAACACGCTGCTGGTCGACGGGATCGGCACCGCGAGCGGAACGAGTTACGAATTTGCGGTCTCGGGGGCCGTCGAAAAGGCGACCGTCGAGGGAGCCACGATCGACGACGAGGACGCCATCGACGGCGGTCACGTCACGGGCGGCGTCGCCGGCTGGCGCGACGGCTTCAGGTTCGGCGGCGATCTCGAGGAGCTCACCGTCGACGGCGATGCCCGCGTCCTGGTCAACGGCGAGCAGATCGACCCGGCCGACTACGGCCAGGAGCAGCCACACGTGCTGACGCTGGTCGGCAACGGGTCGTCCGCAAACTACGAGATCACGGTCGACGGCACGATCGAGACGGTCGCCGGCGACGATTCGGAGGACCACGCGACGGTATCCTCCGGGACCACGGTCGAGGGATCGATCGAACGCGGCGCTCAGCGCTTCCGATTCTCCGGGACGCTCACCGACGTTACCTTCATCGACGGCTCGGCACACGTCTACCTCGACGACCGGCGAATCGACCCCGATCAGTACGGCGAGCAGGAACTGCTCCCCAACGCCATCGTGATCGACGGCGCCGGCACCGACGGCGAGACGAGCTACTCCTTCGCTATCGACGGCGAGGTCGTCACCGCGAGCTACCGCGACGCGTCGGTCGACCCCGGCGACGAGATCGACGGCCGATCCGTCACCGGCAGCGTCGACGACGAACTGGACGCCTACTGGTTCGACGGCGACATCGCGGACTTCCGACTCCGCGGCAACGCGAGCGTCGACGTCCAGTACAACGCCCGAAGCGACTGA
- a CDS encoding asparagine synthase-related protein, which produces MVGITGRTPDADDGTFARSLEPLVHTDRYEADVVFESASRSVGTTAYPEYPIRIVENDEYWVCLEGRIYDRDDETLERELLEVAAHVLAADGDDEFLTEWVLETDGEFLLVAADKGSDRLGLLNDPLARLPTYYFHDGETFLFSRELRYLINEAPIEGFDPMGAAHCLLFGYSLGDRTLIDGANRLRPGTKLTVDPERGAITETTLHRFDFGEPAYADRSRSRNAAELVDRFERACRQRSGDGTRDVISLSGGLDSRSVLAGYHAEGIPTTAATMASDEFVPPSDVELARELADEFDIDWQRYDVGPPDGSDLDRIIKTKNGQIGLLTSFILDFFRQLRAEYDAGLTYVTGDGGDKVLPDLTPATPIDDESALVDHVIAENCFLSLEQVAQITGLSVDAIRRSVRDRLRLYPETDPDAKYVHFLVYERGVNFLFEGEDRNRFFFWSTTPFYSIDFFRYAMNCPPEQKARYNLYRSFLTELAPAAAALTHPDYGVPVASTRHEAAAFVDDLLSRYPRAFDVVRPIVKSLNGLDTESQLRPSTVDCIRTQIEQCEAVDDVLSTDELHAFLDAYADHDRLSVYRLFALTSFIDDIHSTESVLESRRDVVFG; this is translated from the coding sequence ATGGTTGGCATCACTGGGCGAACGCCGGATGCGGACGACGGAACGTTCGCCAGATCGCTCGAGCCGCTCGTTCACACGGATCGGTACGAGGCCGACGTGGTCTTCGAATCGGCGTCTCGTTCGGTCGGGACGACGGCGTATCCCGAGTATCCGATCCGAATCGTCGAGAACGACGAGTACTGGGTCTGTCTCGAGGGCCGGATCTACGACCGCGACGACGAGACGCTCGAACGCGAACTCCTCGAGGTCGCGGCGCACGTCCTCGCGGCCGACGGCGACGACGAGTTCCTGACCGAATGGGTGCTCGAGACCGACGGCGAGTTCCTGCTCGTCGCCGCCGACAAGGGAAGCGACCGGCTCGGCTTGCTCAACGATCCGCTCGCTCGGCTGCCGACGTACTACTTCCACGACGGGGAGACGTTTCTGTTCTCGCGGGAACTGCGCTATCTCATCAACGAGGCGCCGATCGAGGGGTTCGATCCGATGGGCGCCGCTCACTGTCTCCTCTTCGGCTACTCGCTGGGCGACCGGACGCTGATCGACGGGGCGAACCGGCTGCGTCCCGGGACGAAACTCACCGTCGATCCGGAGCGCGGCGCGATCACGGAGACGACGCTCCACCGGTTCGACTTCGGCGAGCCGGCCTACGCGGATCGGAGCCGCTCGCGAAACGCCGCCGAACTAGTCGATCGGTTCGAACGGGCCTGCCGCCAGCGGTCGGGCGACGGCACTCGCGACGTGATCTCGCTGAGCGGGGGGCTCGACTCGCGGTCCGTGCTGGCCGGGTACCACGCCGAAGGGATCCCGACGACTGCGGCGACGATGGCCTCCGACGAGTTCGTGCCGCCGTCCGACGTCGAACTCGCTCGAGAGCTGGCCGACGAGTTCGATATCGACTGGCAGCGCTACGATGTCGGGCCGCCCGACGGGTCGGATCTGGACCGGATTATCAAGACGAAAAACGGACAGATCGGTCTCCTGACTTCGTTCATCCTCGACTTCTTCCGACAGCTTCGGGCGGAGTACGACGCCGGCCTGACCTACGTTACCGGCGACGGCGGGGACAAGGTACTTCCCGATCTCACTCCCGCGACGCCGATCGACGACGAATCGGCGCTGGTCGACCACGTCATCGCGGAGAACTGCTTTCTCTCGCTCGAGCAGGTGGCTCAGATCACGGGGCTCTCCGTGGACGCGATTCGCCGGAGCGTTCGTGATCGGCTTCGACTGTACCCCGAGACCGATCCCGACGCGAAGTACGTCCACTTCCTCGTCTACGAGCGCGGCGTCAACTTCCTGTTCGAGGGAGAGGACCGGAATCGGTTCTTCTTCTGGAGCACGACCCCGTTCTACTCGATCGATTTCTTCCGGTACGCGATGAACTGCCCGCCCGAGCAGAAGGCCCGCTACAACCTCTATCGCTCGTTCCTCACGGAACTCGCGCCCGCCGCCGCGGCGTTGACTCACCCCGATTACGGCGTCCCCGTCGCCTCGACTCGCCACGAAGCCGCGGCGTTCGTCGACGACCTGCTGTCGCGGTATCCACGGGCGTTCGACGTCGTGCGCCCGATCGTCAAATCGCTCAACGGTCTCGACACGGAGTCCCAACTGAGACCGAGCACGGTCGACTGCATTCGAACGCAGATCGAACAGTGCGAGGCCGTCGACGACGTGCTCTCGACCGACGAACTCCACGCGTTCCTCGACGCGTACGCGGACCACGATCGGCTGTCGGTCTACCGCCTCTTCGCGCTCACCTCGTTTATCGACGATATCCACTCCACGGAGAGCGTCCTCGAGTCGCGGCGGGATGTCGTCTTCGGCTGA
- a CDS encoding ArsR family transcriptional regulator: MSSVDTSLPDEIASVTDETDERLSKDVIFELLKNRRRREVLAYLLDADETVTLGELAEQIAAWENDTDINALSSDQRKRVYVALYQTHLPKMDDAGIVEYDQDRGLISLADNADLLMMYLDTDTHRQDRWDRWYAGLSVTGASLIGAAFLGVPLLSAVPMTVLAGLVVAAFFCLSTAHVVRNRHHERNVDGKLSRIE, translated from the coding sequence ATGTCGTCGGTAGATACCTCACTTCCGGACGAGATCGCCTCGGTCACCGACGAGACGGACGAGCGGCTCTCGAAGGACGTCATTTTCGAGCTGTTAAAGAACCGCCGTCGGCGAGAAGTCCTCGCGTACCTTCTGGACGCCGACGAAACGGTGACGCTCGGCGAACTCGCGGAACAGATCGCCGCCTGGGAGAACGACACCGATATCAACGCCCTCAGCTCCGACCAGCGAAAACGAGTCTACGTCGCCCTCTATCAGACCCATCTGCCGAAGATGGACGACGCGGGTATCGTCGAGTACGACCAGGATCGGGGGTTGATCTCGCTCGCGGACAACGCCGACCTGTTGATGATGTACCTCGATACGGATACCCATCGACAGGATCGGTGGGATCGGTGGTACGCCGGGCTTAGCGTGACCGGCGCGTCCCTCATCGGTGCGGCGTTCCTGGGGGTCCCGCTCCTGTCGGCCGTGCCGATGACCGTCCTCGCCGGCCTCGTCGTCGCCGCCTTCTTCTGTCTCTCGACCGCTCACGTCGTCCGGAACCGTCATCACGAACGCAACGTCGACGGAAAGCTCTCTCGTATTGAGTAA
- a CDS encoding transcription initiation factor IIB: MTRSIIDHASTESESEAVEAGLCPDCETDTIVHDPDRGERVCEECGLVLTEDPIDYGPEWRAFNAQEHDELSRVGAPLTQSMHDRGLTTTIDWRNKDANGHSMSADKHGQLHRLRVWQERIRTKNAGERNLKYALSEIDRMVSALGVPKPVKETASVIYRQALEQDLIRGRSIEGVATSALYTACRKEDIPRSLEEVTSVSRVDQREIGRTYRYIADELDINLEPTNPRQFVPRFCSDLDVDKDVETKAVEIIDLTTEKGLHSGKSPTGFAAAAIYAAGLLCDETIPQRAVADTAQTTVVTVRNRYREQLEAIDQQPAT; the protein is encoded by the coding sequence ATGACGCGGTCTATAATCGATCACGCCAGCACCGAATCGGAGTCGGAGGCGGTCGAGGCTGGTCTCTGTCCAGACTGCGAGACCGATACGATCGTCCACGATCCGGACCGCGGCGAACGGGTCTGTGAGGAGTGCGGCCTCGTTCTCACCGAAGATCCCATCGATTACGGCCCGGAATGGCGAGCGTTCAACGCCCAGGAGCACGACGAACTTTCGCGGGTCGGTGCGCCCCTGACCCAGTCAATGCACGATCGGGGGCTGACGACGACCATCGACTGGCGCAACAAGGACGCGAACGGTCACTCGATGTCGGCCGACAAACACGGGCAACTCCATCGACTCCGGGTCTGGCAGGAACGAATTCGAACGAAAAATGCGGGCGAACGAAACCTCAAATACGCCCTCTCCGAGATCGATCGGATGGTCAGCGCGTTAGGCGTCCCCAAGCCGGTCAAGGAGACCGCGAGCGTCATCTACCGACAGGCGCTCGAGCAGGATCTCATCCGCGGGCGATCGATCGAGGGTGTCGCGACCAGCGCGCTCTACACCGCGTGTCGTAAAGAGGACATACCGCGGAGCCTCGAGGAAGTAACGTCGGTTTCACGCGTCGACCAGCGCGAGATCGGTCGCACCTATCGCTACATTGCGGACGAATTGGATATTAACCTCGAGCCGACGAACCCTCGGCAGTTCGTCCCGCGATTTTGCTCGGATCTAGACGTCGACAAGGATGTCGAAACCAAGGCCGTCGAGATCATCGATCTGACGACCGAGAAGGGGCTCCATTCGGGCAAGTCACCGACCGGGTTCGCCGCCGCGGCGATCTACGCCGCCGGATTGCTCTGCGACGAAACCATCCCGCAGCGAGCGGTCGCCGACACCGCCCAGACGACCGTCGTCACGGTTCGGAACCGGTATCGCGAGCAGCTCGAGGCGATCGACCAACAGCCGGCTACATGA